In the Arachis stenosperma cultivar V10309 chromosome 8, arast.V10309.gnm1.PFL2, whole genome shotgun sequence genome, aaatatttatgtATGTATGTCTCTCCATCGAATCATTTACTTATAAGAGTTGCGGAGTCCATTATATACATAGTTATCTACATATagataaattcaaaaatatatatatacctatGTCTAATGGAGTTTAGTATACACATAGTTGTCTACATACATatgaatctaaaaaaatatttatgtatatatgcTGACCACCGAATCATTTACTCGTAAGACTTATGGAGTCCACTATATACATAGTTATCTATATATAGATAAATCCAAAAAATGTGTACGTATATCTAACCACTTAATCAGATAAAATTTGTGGAGTCCACTACTTACATAGTTATCTATATATAGATGaatctaacaaaatatttatgtaTATCTAATAAGTGAGTTGTTCACTTGTAAGACTTGTGGGGTCCACTATATACATAGCTGTCTATATacaaataaatctaaaaaaaatatttatatatatttgacCACCTAATCATTCACTCTAAGACTTGTAGAATCCACTACATACATAGTTATTTACATACAAATATATCTAACTATCGAATCATTCAGTCATAAGACTTGTAGGATCCACTACATACATAGTTATCTACATACAAATATGTTTAACCACCGAATTGTGTAAGACTTGTGGAGTCTACTACTTACATAGTTATCTACATACAGATGaatctaacaaaatatttatatatatctaACAAGTGAATCATTCACTCGTAAGACTTGTAGGGTCCACTATATACATAATTATCTATATACAAATAAATCTAAAAAGAATTACATATGTCTGACCACTGAATTATTCACTCGTAAGACTTGTAGGATCCACTACATACATAGTTATCTACATACAGATATGTCTAACTACCGAATTATTAAGTAATAAGACTTGTAAGATCTACTGCATACATAATTATCTACATACAAATATGTCTAACTACCAAATTATTCACTCAAAACTTGTGGAGTCCATTACATACATAATTATCTACATATAGATATGTCTAACTACTGAATTATTCAGTTATAAGACTTGTGGGATCCACTATATACATAGTTATCTACATACAGATATATCTAACTGTCGAATTATTCAGTAATAAGACTTGTAAAATCCACTGCATACATAGTTATCTACATACAAATATGTCTAACTACCAAATTATTCACTCAAAACTTGTGGGGTTCATTACATACATAGTTATCTACATACATACGGATGaatctaaaataaatatttttatttgttaatgaCTTAatttaaacattattaaaatatgataaattagaaaaaatgaTATAGGAgcataatttaattttgtttgtatGTTTTATTGTAGTATCATTTCATTTTTTCTCCTCCAAATTAAGCAGTCTATTAATTATATATGACCTAATTAGTGTACTGTGAAACTTTGCTATAAATTATAGTGTACTTGTAAATGTGAGAAAACCTTTTGTTTATAATGTGGCAACGTCATTCCTAGTTCTCATCGGCCATTGGACACAAAAGGTTTTTAATATTATGGCCAATAATATACTTCATTATTTTTCCTATTTGGTGCACACTGATTTAActtaataaagaaaagaaaaagaaaaagaaagaaggaatctAACAGAGGGGATTCTTGAGAAAGGGATGGAAGGGTTGGCTTGTTTTAATTTAATGGATAGCAATGCATCTTCGATTGTTTCCGTGTGCATCCAAATTGAATATTATTACTCATTTTGATAATAAGTAATATTATTGGTTACACACCAATAGGAAAAAAAGCATAGAGTAAATGTATGGTGTTAATAATGTCACTAGTTTGATAAAGTAAATTTCTGAGATATATCACATCACTttatttgtataatttaataaaattcaaTAGATATAATTCAGTTccctacttttttttttaaaaaagttaacATGGAATTGGCGAATTGCTAATAAGCAGGTAAGGAATAActcaaaacaaataattaaagcCCAAAATATCGGCtaagtttgaaaaaattgaaTGCTGATATCTTTCCTATAAATGTTGTTCATCATGATCATCCTACAAAAActgattaattaattagtttcattttctcttcttcaagtattatttttctgattttattatttaaaaatttaatactaAAGTGtcacttttttaaaattaattattcaaatgccactctttctatattttaataattaatcataattaaaaaagaaataataaattagttattaccTTAGCAAAAATGTGatatttgaataattaaattcaaaaggataatatttcaataataataaattttgcaAAAATAACACCTTATTAGTTAAATTTATAGAAAGAATTTAAAATATTCTTAGAATACcgattttcaatatttttaatcgttaattttaattaacGATTAAAATTATTGGAATACTAATGTTTTAGaaacatttaaaaatttatatttactGATTTTGATGGCGAGTATGttgttaaaatatataaatatataataatcaatataatattactttttagtatttatagaaattgatttaaatatattaaccactaatttatatatttagaaCTATTGCGACGACTAATAAAAGGCAATGATGTATCGCTATCAGAATGAATGATGTTGTTGTTAATTGGTTTAGGGTTATGATGTGATGTGATGAACCTAAAAACGCAGAGTGGAAAACGTGGCCACCAACAACGATGGCCGCAACATTAATATCCCTTCTTTTCTTTAAGCATTGAAGCCCGTAATAATTCTTTTTTCTCAATGAAATTAGAgtcaaataatatatattctgTTTGAGGAAACTTACAATTCATAAATTATTTGCATGTGTCCATCAAATCATCGTCAAACATACACAAATTGTCAAGCATACAATAGTGGCGCTGAAAACAATATTTTCAAGTATGTGCATTTTTTTtagaagatatttatttttattaaaacagggtaaattttattttataattagacCATTGTTTTTAATCAGAAGTAgtagtacttttttttttcaactctaatttattataataatatttaaaaaacaaaaaaatcagtTAAAATAGTCTAaacttatcttatttaatatttattaattgtcacgataattaataaatattaaataagatgaatttaaatttttttatctctttaataTTATCGAATTTATTAGGTATTACTATGTGCTTCTTTTAATTAAAGAAATTATAGATAACATGTGATCATCATAAATTTTCAGATATAATATTTACGATTATTTTTTCCCTCAAGAAGTACAGTTTTCATCATTTTTGTTTATTCAGGTGTAAATGTCATCAAATAAGAAATTGACGAGAGAACCGGCCCTACCAAGATTGCTATATATAAACAATTCATTTTGATCATTAATCATATCAATAACTAACTATACCAAATTAAAAGTAAAGAGATGTGTATTTAGTGGAATCCAtgacaaatttaaaatacaaatttctTTACTTTTAGGGTATATATAGTTGTCAAAATGAATGGTTTATTATCATTTGATTGAGTGATAGTGATGATAACCACACCTTCAGGGGATACACagtaaataatttatttatttaacgaAAACTCACGTataattattttcatataaaattattagttaaaattattaaataataattagttaaatatatcaaattatctAACATACCAAGATAAATGCAGGTAAGTTTCTACCTATTTATTTACATACTATAATCTACATCAAAATCTTGATGTAATAACCTGGATAATTAAATGACTATAGTTACAAACTAATTAAGTGAAATTAAACTATGTAAAGTTATTAAAGGTGTGTTTGATTTGACAGAACAGAATTTAAAACGTGTGTTTGTCTTATATTTTCTTAGAATGATAAGACACAAAAAGCATAAATAAGTTGCCAAAATTaccatttttattaaaataattaagagGGAGAGAGATAGAGGAAGGACAATTTAGAAATGAcgtaaaaaaatgagaatattTTGGTTTGAAGAATTTCATTAAGTTCGTGTCTTTGTAATCAAATATATTTTCCGTATTTCTGTTCCTAATATTTTAGAATACAAACCAAATGAATCTAAAgttactaattgattttcacaTTTGTATAGCGTAAATAAATTGTGATTGATGAATATGATTCAAACTTTTCCCACTTTTATTAACCCTCATAATGCTATGAAATTAAAACTTAGAGTACGTTAgtatatataaaatcaaatgAATAATAACTAGTCGTCTTTAATTTACGTTAGTTACTAATTAATCAATCTTTCAAATAACCAATTTAGATTGGTCGAATAGTCAGATCTTTACAGacaattattaaaatttgttaagagttataaaataaaaaaaaagtaagttATAAACTTACTCTTAATAGAAATAATTACTCTATGATTTTATTCTTTCTCCTCCATTAATTCAAGGATATCCAAAGTGAACATTtgatcataaaaaaattataagtgaatttaaaaaaaaaaaaaggaaactGAAGAAGTActagtattattattatgagTTTATGACAAGTAGGCAtccattaaataataaaatatacatCGTGGCAAACAAGTATTTtggatgaaaagaaaaagaagtaacAATACTCGATTCCCCTAAATGTTTTAGAATTTTATCTATAAGTAGGTGATGATCACAAATTACAATTTAATAAGGTGATCTGAAATTGATAGCAACAACAAAGCATAAATGTTAGTGAGAGAAGCAAAGTGATAAGGTTACGAAAGTGAGTAGTAAGTAGAGTGTAGTGTTTGCAACTACCAACAATTCCATAACCTTTGCGGTCAAATACACATGGTAGCTACGCTTGTCGCCTATGCTTCTTCAAAGTCAATGCAATGCATCAACATCACGTTACCTGTTTCCACTTTGCCTTGTCTATTTTAACCTAACTTAGGTTAcaaatttttatgtcatttttcTTCTCACATCAATTTATTGTCAtaatataaaaaggaaaaagatatAGTAACAATAactcaataataataagataaatattgttattaaaaaattgcaaaaaaacTTTTCATTGGTCCTTCATGCTTTTCACTAGTTGCAAAAAACTACTGCTATCACGTAAATCCTTCAATGACTAATATTAGTGCATTACACCAATTTAATTTCTGTGGATTTCACATTGAATTTAATGAAAAAggagaataaattaatttatttttttaaaaaagaaaaaagaatgaaTATAAATAACACATGTTGCAAAAAGCTACTGCCACCACAGACACCTAAATTACATCAATTTTCTTTCTtatagaaaattaatttatgtGAATTTCACATTGAattaatgaaaagaaaatgcatataaataacacaatttatccccaattttttttttgttatcctTTTCCCCTTTCTAGTTCCCCACTTACTGAATGTGGCATTGATAGCAATGATGAGTGCAGGTCTCAATCTCATGACTTAAAGCTATACGAGACTACCATGCCCAAAAAGTGCAAAGTGCACACTTGTTCTTCACCAAATCATACATCCATTGTACATAACATAATGCCAAGCTCAGCTGTACCATACAGTGTTGCCATTCACCGTTTCACGCGTAAATATATGGACTTGTTTGCCAACTCTCATGCTAAGAATACACTTTATTGTACACAGTTTATCCGTATAAAATCGTATATCTCTGTGTGAtcatttttgttattatttttttacctAATAATTAAGACTATGTATCACTTCTGAGAAATATCGTGTACTTAATTTTGTAAATAATGTGTATTCATCATTACCTCCAAGAGATGTGTTTAACGTAGTGTATAAGATTAGATGAATATAAATAGCCACACATTTCACTTTCTTTTGTCAATAGAGGCTAACCTCCAAATATCCACCGGTCAAAAGCCaacaataaatatttaatcCTGTCGAAATTCACTTTTCAATGATTACAAAACTGACTACAAAATCTATTATACACATTGTCACCAATAATTGAACCCAGAACATACTATTTAAACACCTTGAAAACAATACCAATTGTACTAGATTTCTTGGTTACAACTTACAAGCAACACTCTCTACTTCATAAAGTGCTACTATCATCACACTCAAAACTCGAGCTAAACTCCGAAGTCTTCAGTGTAGTGTGTACTTTTTTCTAGGGTCAGAAAAGTCTTTAGAAAATTGACGATCTTTTTTGTAGAATGGATAATTTCCAAAACCGGCTGATGCATAGGCCATAGCGCCCATAGAGAAACACAAGACCTATAGATGGCCATCACACTTTGCTGGCTGGTTCGATTTCGCTGGATGAGAAAAGCTCAAAGGCCCATAGAGTTTATTGTTTTTAAGTCATCAACCCAATTTCGTTAGTCTAGCAATACAACATACTTTTAGCTcgtacttttaaaaattattaatcagcTGCTAtccaaaaacaataaattttgtTAGCCCTCTAACATTCCTCATGTtgaaatcctaatcctcaaCCGAAATGACCGTATGTATAGTAAaagaattacttttttttatagtaaaacATAATCTTCAGATGTATAACATGAACCCTAAATTTAATTTGGAGCTCTCTTTCGGcagttaataaaaataataaacgaACACAATTACACAAAGTAAAAGCCATCATAAGTTAATTAAGAAAATCTTAAGGCCCAATGCAATCAATTTCCTCATTAGAATATAGCATGTAGAACCTATTTACAATATCCAAATAAATTAGGAAATATACAAACAGTACAAAATGGCCACCGGAAAAGTAATGCGTACCTAAACAGTGAAAGTGGCTATAGTTAAGAACTGAACTGGATGGTGAAATGACTTCAATTCTACATTTCTACTCCATAAGCTTCTGTAAGACCTTCCAATATCTCATGCAAGAAGGGTTCATGTGAATTGCCCGAATTACCCATCTCCAAGCACTATGAGAGGACTCTAATCTACCTGTGACGTTGGGTCCATCTTTTAACTGCCTTACAACCAAATGCATTTGAAAGTAGAGCTCTGCAGGCCTCATTACTGAGGAAAACCGTAGCAGAAATTAGATACTTCTATGAAAAATGTAGCGTTAAATTAATGTAGATGATATTGAGATTCTATTAATTGGCAAGGAATCAAGCATTATATACATCCTAACTCAACCTCTCAATATTAGTCATTTGTTCTATAACTGCCTTGTGATAGAAATACAAACACATTGGAAAACACAAACATGTTTGGAAAGAGACAAAAAAGTGTCTCTTGCACAAGGATAAAATTGTCGAATTTTTTGTCCACCCAAACCCAAAAGATAGAGAGTCTCACGTCACTATATTCTATTTTGAGACCCTTATCAAAATATAAGCAATTTGACCTATTTGAACAAGTTGAGCCAATCAGTGGTGCAAATTTTGGACGCAAGCAACCAAGTATTTATTTCTCCATAATTCAATCCTCAAAACTTTAGTTTTCACATAAAGCGCAGAAAGCAAACCTGATGGCCAGGAATACCATTCAAGGCGAATGCTTCTGTCCCATTTGTCTTTTGCACCGAGGCTTCCTTCTGCTTGAGCAACCAATAAGGAGGCAAGAGGCAAAGAGATTGGCAAAAGCTCATGAAATCTGTTAAGACTATCAACAGCCCATGATAGGAGCATCGAACCGCCATACTGCCTGGCAAGCTCCATGCAGATAGCACCTATAGAAAACCAAGATATCAGATGTTGTCATGGACATCAATTGAAAAGGTCCTCTTGAACCCACTTAGACCCCATTTGGTGCCAACCTCTAGGTCtgatattcaaattaaattattcaaGAAACTGCCTAGTGTTTTAATGATAACAACATACTATGTACAAAAGATGCtaaaagctttttttttttttagataaaaaaaggaattaaaaaagaaaagtgaCACGCCCCAAGAAATAACAAAGACGTACCATGACATAGAAAAAGGCAGCTTTCAAAACCTGCCATTGAACAAGCCTCTCGCATGAGCTCTTCGGCTGAGATTAAATCCTTCTGATGAAAGGAAATCAAACCCCTCACCAGGTTATACACAGCTATCCACATATTCCATGAATTTGCACCCTTTTTAAGGCATTCTTCAAAGTTCGAATCAATGACATTTGAATCAATTTGCAATTGATAATGGCATTCCATAAGTTTGAGAGACATCCAACCAATATGGCAATCTGTCCTCAACTCCAAGCATCGAATATACTCTTTCTTACAATTCAAAAGATCACCTTTTATGGCATATACACGGCACAATAGTAGGTGGGCAAAGAACAAATAATTATCAGGAAGCACGAGTACAGAGGCCTTTTGGGCATGGGAGATAGAGGTGATGTGATTCCCGCATTGTAAACTGATCTCAGAAGCACAAAGTAGAAGTTGAAATTGTCTATATTCATAGCACATTTCTTTCTTTCCACAAAATTCATTTGAAAGAGCAACACATATTAGACGATTTAGAATAACACACAGCTGATGAGGAAATCTCTCTTCACGTGCCCTCTGGAAATAGGTAAGAATAAGCAAGTACCGAGCATCATGATTCCATGGTTTCTGATGAAAGTATCTGCAAGTTTGGAGGCATAAGAAGATTACTCCTTTTTACAAtttacaatacaaataactatGTGGTTATTTTGAACACCAAAATGGTGGTGATTTAAGATTTTTCCCAAGAATGGAAAAGTTAGAAGTGCTTGTACTCAAATTTGATTCAAAACTATTTTAAAACTCGAAAACATGATAGGACCAGAGTTTCGGGAATATACGAGGcataaagcaaaagaaaaataaagttaCTACCTCTGCAGGTATCGGATTGCTGCAGGACCTCTAGAACACTGATTTGTACAAGTTTGAAAAGTAGACTTTGGGTTGCTGTTCCCATTGGCATAGCAGGCAACTACTGCAGCACCATGAATATCAGAAGCTGATTTTAAACCTTCTTTATCAGAAAGGTCAAGATGGTCCAGTTTACAACACCTTGTAGCCAGATGGCAACTGTTCGACTCTTTACCAGATAGTGAGAGATAGCCAACAAGGTTCCTTTCCCATAGAAATGTTCAACAAAAGAATTCAGCAAGCCTCAGAAAGAGCTAGCAAAAATGGCAAAGAACTATAAACAAGACTCATTAGATTATAAATTGTCCATCTAACAAATTGAGCACAACTACAGGGACAACTATTAACACTGAGTAACCTAACAGATCAAAATAATGTTAGGCAACGTCCTGTAATAAAAAATGACTACCTTATCAAACTACAGTTAGGGAACATGTGCAGAATCCTTCTGAGGTAGGCAATTCCACTCTGAACTGCAAGGAAGCCATCATGCCCATTTTTCACCTGTCAAAACCATACCAAACCATTGTCCCTTTCATCTTTATGCAGCAAATTGATTTGGGAATGGGGGTTGAGGAAAGAGGGAAGTCTGAGGGTAGGAAGATACCAGTTTACCAAGTGCTATTAGAAAGTGCACCCTGTCAATTTCATCATGATCGTTGAGAAAATATAGGTTCCTTGAGACAAGAAATCCAAGACGATTGTGTCCATCAAGAGCATCGATAGCAGACATAACAAAATTAACTTTTGAACTTTGAATAAGCTCCTTTGGCATTTTCATAATGTTGGTTATGACTGCATCTAGTCCACTGATGTAGTATAATAATCTAAAAATGAAACTAACGGAGATTTCCATGGCTGTCTTTTCCATAGAAGAAACACTTGCTGCAAGACTTCTGACTATTGAGAGTGCTAAATCATTTTTACCAAGTTGCCACAACGAGATTGCATATACTTGAAAAACTTCGAAGTCAAGCATTCCTTAAACAAGATAAAATGCAACAGtgtaaacagaaaagaaaaattgaaatatCTTTCCAAGCAAGACCAGTCACAACAGGAAAAATGCCTTTACATGAGGCAATTCACATGAGTTTTATAAACAGAAGGAAGTTTAGATAACTTATAGCAAACAAGAATCAGTTAATATTCAAGCACAATAATAAATTCTTtatactttaaaatttaaaaaaaaattgaagaactCTAAAAAGAGATCAATTGTGAAATACGAAGTGAACCTTCTTTCCTCAAATTTTCACATTCCTGTATAGCATCAACAGCATTCCCAGCCTGTATCAAATAGTATGAGTTAGCAAACATCGCAACATTATTTGGAAAAGATAATACTGGAGATCTGTAGTGTAGGTACCTTACAAAGTGATCTCGCCAAATTAATTGATACATCTTTTATCTGTGAGTTTTGATTATCTAACGAGGCAATGCTAATGGCATGGAGGGCTATCCTGTAAGAAATAGCAGCAGAACTGTAATCTTTTCGAGACTCACAAACCAGACCATGTAAATTATGTGATTCAGGATAGTGAGGAGAACGCTGCACAGCTTGCTGAATAGCTCCAAAAACCTGCAACAATTACATTCATCATTTACATGAAcaaatcacagaaaaaaaatGAGTGATCACCATAGAAAACTGCCCATCTACCATATATCTAACCTGTGTAGATGAAAGATGGCCACTCAGCATAGCAAGCTTAGTGAGACCAATTTGGAATTCAGCTAACTgcaaaataataataaccatcattttaaagaaaataataagaaattaaacacaacaaagaaatttttttgaCTAGATTAATGTCCAATaaactgcaaaacaagtattgaCAGGagctcccccccccccccccccaagcGGGGGTATGTAAGACCAGATACCAAAATGATGAAAATAAACACCGAATCGCAACAGTGACCAAGTATAAACTAAAATCCCAACACACTCAATGTTAATGGCAGAGATTAGTAAATTACAGGCATCATCTGCACTGCTTGGGAACAGCTCTCAAACGCCTCATCGGGAGCAGACTCCCTACATTAGAAAGGAGCATATAGCTTAGAAAGCCAGTAAATTAATAGACATAGGTAAAACTACCATTTACAGctaaatgaaaatattttaccTCACACAACAATCAGCTGACATGCTTGCCCATGGCAAAGCAAGGCTAGGATCAATACTTCTAGCACGATCAAACATTTGCCGTGCCAATTTCTTTTTGCTCATTTTACTATAAAGctgccaaaaaaaaaagtagaagtAAATTATGGACTAGCTGAACTATTTGCACACAGAACTTGATGATATGCTGGGGATAGCATTTGATATTCAACACACTgtattccaaaaaaaaatagtaaatgcATACAGTGAACAGTTACCACACTGGACTATCTCTTATTAGTAAATGACAGATGAGAGTACCTTCCCAAGATATCCCCAAGCAACAGCTAGAGATACATTCAACTGCAATCCTCTGATTAGAGCATGTTGATTTAGTGCATTTTGATCAGACAAACATCCCAATGTCACCCAAAACTCATAATTGTCACCTTCAAGCAGCAAAGCTCCCACACACATTTTCTCTGGCAGCTGCCTACTAAAACAATAAAGTTGAGAGGAGTAGAACAATAAAAAATACTGTATAAGTAATCATACTAAATAGATTACCATGCATCTAAGTCTCGTTCATAATCCTTGTCCAATGAGGTAATAAGATCTGAAGTTACAGCAATATCTGCATAAATGTTTGCTTGCCATGGACACAAGTGCAAGGCTCGTTGATACGAAAACCTAGCAAGTCTTGCCGCCGAAAGACAGGTTCTCCTCCAAGAAATGATGGAAGCACTGAAAGCTTCCTTATTAGCTTCCAATTCTTGGACCTCCTCAATCCAAGGATAACATCTTGCATATGCAAGCTACCACAAACCAAAAATAGAACATCattgaataataatattacCAGAGAAGAAGATCCACGTCCATGCCATGACACCAACATATGCCTGAAAATATAAAATCTTGAAAACAAAGAAATCCTTTTAATACTAACAAAACAAATGATACCTGAACATCAGCATATAGTTTCCAAATACATGAGACATTCCTAACAGAATAAGCACTTGCTCTTGCAACCTCAGATGCTTCCTGCAGTCAATTCAACGGTTACTAAAAGTTGTTGAAATGGAAGATTTTATTTGAACTTAAAAACGAATGCCACAGCATCCAAACAATTTCTATAAAACAAACCTCTAATAAAGAAGCCCCCCACTTAAATGCTCCCAGGTTCATGCAATCTTTTGCTAAACAAAGCAGCCCCAAAGCAAGCCCATATTGTGCAGGCACACATTGTGATGAAATCTCCAAAGCTTGTCGAAATTGTTCAACTCCCTTTCATGTAGAAAAACCCAAAGACAATTTCACAAACAGTTATAGAATATAAACAATTGGATGTGGTCGAACAGCTTCCAAAAATTCATGAAAGGATTTGCAAGAAAATAGAATTCATTATTATCGAAGAGTACCTTCCTAAATGAACCAAGTGTCAATGAGATATTTCCGCTTTCAACCAAAGCAAAGACCATCTTATCATCTAACTCGATGGCACGGCCATAAGACTGATGGAGAATTCAAAAGTAAGTTGGTGGTTGAGGAATTAATCATCCAGAAGATTTAAGAGGAACCCAAACAGAAGGTACCTTTATGGCTGCAGTATACCTGCCCAATCGCTGATAAGCAAGGCCCAAAGCCTGAAAAAGTTTTAGATACCTATTAAggaaagaacaatgaaaatGGTAGTCCAAAAGAAGAGAAGGGAAGTGAAATTACTTCCCACAGTTCAGCACATGTAGGATAGCCTCGTATGGCATGTTGAAGATTCTGAACAGCTTCGGA is a window encoding:
- the LOC130944440 gene encoding tetratricopeptide repeat protein SKI3 isoform X2, which encodes MESQTHNEEQGVEHLFRRLQDFPDDASLHFDIGLFLWEKGGEANGSTEKAAEHFIESAKLNPKNGEPFKYLGHYYGRISIDTQRALKCYQRAVALNPDDSDSGEALCNLLYQGGKDSLEAAVCREASEKSPRAFWAFRRLGFLQVHQKKWSEAVQNLQHAIRGYPTCAELWEALGLAYQRLGRYTAAIKSYGRAIELDDKMVFALVESGNISLTLGSFRKGVEQFRQALEISSQCVPAQYGLALGLLCLAKDCMNLGAFKWGASLLEEASEVARASAYSVRNVSCIWKLYADVQLAYARCYPWIEEVQELEANKEAFSASIISWRRTCLSAARLARFSYQRALHLCPWQANIYADIAVTSDLITSLDKDYERDLDAWQLPEKMCVGALLLEGDNYEFWVTLGCLSDQNALNQHALIRGLQLNVSLAVAWGYLGKLYSKMSKKKLARQMFDRARSIDPSLALPWASMSADCCVRESAPDEAFESCSQAVQMMPLAEFQIGLTKLAMLSGHLSSTQVFGAIQQAVQRSPHYPESHNLHGLVCESRKDYSSAAISYRIALHAISIASLDNQNSQIKDVSINLARSLCKAGNAVDAIQECENLRKEGMLDFEVFQVYAISLWQLGKNDLALSIVRSLAASVSSMEKTAMEISVSFIFRLLYYISGLDAVITNIMKMPKELIQSSKVNFVMSAIDALDGHNRLGFLVSRNLYFLNDHDEIDRVHFLIALGKLVKNGHDGFLAVQSGIAYLRRILHMFPNCSLIRNLVGYLSLSGKESNSCHLATRCCKLDHLDLSDKEGLKSASDIHGAAVVACYANGNSNPKSTFQTCTNQCSRGPAAIRYLQRYFHQKPWNHDARYLLILTYFQRAREERFPHQLCVILNRLICVALSNEFCGKKEMCYEYRQFQLLLCASEISLQCGNHITSISHAQKASVLVLPDNYLFFAHLLLCRVYAIKGDLLNCKKEYIRCLELRTDCHIGWMSLKLMECHYQLQIDSNVIDSNFEECLKKGANSWNMWIAVYNLVRGLISFHQKDLISAEELMREACSMAGFESCLFLCHGAICMELARQYGGSMLLSWAVDSLNRFHELLPISLPLASLLVAQAEGSLGAKDKWDRSIRLEWYSWPSVMRPAELYFQMHLVVRQLKDGPNVTGRLESSHSAWRWVIRAIHMNPSCMRYWKVLQKLME
- the LOC130944440 gene encoding tetratricopeptide repeat protein SKI3 isoform X1, with the protein product MESQTHNEEQGVEHLFRRLQDFPDDASLHFDIGLFLWEKGGEANGSTEKAAEHFIESAKLNPKNGEPFKYLGHYYGRISIDTQRALKCYQRAVALNPDDSDSGEALCNLLYQGGKDSLEAAVCREASEKSPRAFWAFRRLGFLQVHQKKWSEAVQNLQHAIRGYPTCAELWEALGLAYQRLGRYTAAIKSYGRAIELDDKMVFALVESGNISLTLGSFRKGVEQFRQALEISSQCVPAQYGLALGLLCLAKDCMNLGAFKWGASLLEEASEVARASAYSVRNVSCIWKLYADVQLAYARCYPWIEEVQELEANKEAFSASIISWRRTCLSAARLARFSYQRALHLCPWQANIYADIAVTSDLITSLDKDYERDLDACRQLPEKMCVGALLLEGDNYEFWVTLGCLSDQNALNQHALIRGLQLNVSLAVAWGYLGKLYSKMSKKKLARQMFDRARSIDPSLALPWASMSADCCVRESAPDEAFESCSQAVQMMPLAEFQIGLTKLAMLSGHLSSTQVFGAIQQAVQRSPHYPESHNLHGLVCESRKDYSSAAISYRIALHAISIASLDNQNSQIKDVSINLARSLCKAGNAVDAIQECENLRKEGMLDFEVFQVYAISLWQLGKNDLALSIVRSLAASVSSMEKTAMEISVSFIFRLLYYISGLDAVITNIMKMPKELIQSSKVNFVMSAIDALDGHNRLGFLVSRNLYFLNDHDEIDRVHFLIALGKLVKNGHDGFLAVQSGIAYLRRILHMFPNCSLIRNLVGYLSLSGKESNSCHLATRCCKLDHLDLSDKEGLKSASDIHGAAVVACYANGNSNPKSTFQTCTNQCSRGPAAIRYLQRYFHQKPWNHDARYLLILTYFQRAREERFPHQLCVILNRLICVALSNEFCGKKEMCYEYRQFQLLLCASEISLQCGNHITSISHAQKASVLVLPDNYLFFAHLLLCRVYAIKGDLLNCKKEYIRCLELRTDCHIGWMSLKLMECHYQLQIDSNVIDSNFEECLKKGANSWNMWIAVYNLVRGLISFHQKDLISAEELMREACSMAGFESCLFLCHGAICMELARQYGGSMLLSWAVDSLNRFHELLPISLPLASLLVAQAEGSLGAKDKWDRSIRLEWYSWPSVMRPAELYFQMHLVVRQLKDGPNVTGRLESSHSAWRWVIRAIHMNPSCMRYWKVLQKLME